The following are encoded together in the Candidatus Limnocylindrales bacterium genome:
- the gatA gene encoding Asp-tRNA(Asn)/Glu-tRNA(Gln) amidotransferase subunit GatA, with amino-acid sequence MELCDYTIHELHEMMKRREITSRQITESVLSRIDQVENRIRAYITVLREEALEQASIIDQKLQRGEIPLTPLTGIPIAIKDLICTRGVLTTCAAKILHNFIPPYDATVIARLKQQNIVMIGKTNLDQFGMGSSTENSYYGITRNPWDLSRVPGGSSGGSAAAVIAGEAIGALGTDTGGSIRQPSSFCSTTGLKPTYGRVSRYGLIAYASSLDQIGPIAKDVTDCAILLNALSGYDPKDSTSVNLPTPDYTRALVPDITGLKIGIPEEYFIAGMDEEVEEKIWEAVRVLEKLGASYEKVSLPHTEYAVAAYYIIAPAEASSNLARYDGVKYGYRADTYTDLMDMYMTTRSQGFSPEVKRRIMLGTYSLSSGYYDAYYLKAQKVRTLIKRDFEEAFKKYDVLVAPVSPTPAFKIGEKTEDPLQMYLSDIFTIPINLAGVTALSIPCGFTKDGLPIGLQIIGKHFGEETILKVAYAFEQNTEHHKKKPPL; translated from the coding sequence ATGGAACTTTGCGATTATACTATCCATGAGCTTCATGAAATGATGAAGCGGAGGGAAATCACCTCCAGACAAATTACCGAATCGGTTCTTTCTCGGATTGATCAGGTGGAGAATCGAATCAGAGCCTATATCACTGTTTTAAGAGAAGAAGCCCTGGAACAGGCCAGCATCATTGATCAAAAACTTCAAAGGGGAGAAATTCCCTTAACTCCTCTTACCGGGATTCCTATAGCGATTAAAGATTTAATTTGCACCAGGGGGGTTTTAACGACCTGTGCAGCCAAGATTTTACATAATTTTATTCCCCCCTATGATGCAACGGTTATAGCCCGGCTGAAGCAACAGAACATCGTTATGATTGGAAAAACGAATCTGGATCAATTCGGGATGGGCTCTTCGACGGAGAATTCCTACTACGGAATTACCCGAAATCCCTGGGACTTGAGTCGAGTCCCGGGAGGTTCGAGTGGGGGGTCGGCAGCAGCCGTCATAGCCGGGGAAGCTATCGGAGCTCTAGGAACAGATACCGGGGGTTCTATCCGCCAACCCTCTTCATTTTGTAGCACAACCGGTCTTAAACCGACCTACGGTCGGGTTTCGAGATACGGATTAATCGCTTACGCCTCTTCTCTGGATCAAATCGGTCCCATTGCTAAAGACGTAACCGACTGTGCTATTCTGCTGAATGCCCTATCAGGGTACGATCCTAAGGATTCCACGTCGGTTAATTTACCCACACCGGACTATACCCGGGCTCTGGTTCCCGATATTACCGGCTTAAAGATAGGTATCCCGGAAGAATATTTTATTGCCGGAATGGATGAAGAAGTAGAGGAAAAAATCTGGGAGGCGGTCAGGGTCCTGGAGAAGCTGGGAGCTTCTTATGAAAAAGTTTCCCTACCCCATACCGAATACGCCGTGGCCGCTTATTATATCATAGCCCCTGCCGAAGCCAGCTCCAATCTAGCCCGATATGATGGGGTTAAATACGGTTACCGGGCCGATACGTATACCGATCTGATGGATATGTATATGACCACGCGTTCTCAAGGATTCTCTCCGGAAGTAAAACGCCGCATCATGCTGGGTACTTACTCCCTGAGCTCGGGATACTATGATGCTTACTACTTAAAGGCCCAAAAAGTAAGAACGTTGATTAAGCGAGATTTTGAAGAAGCCTTTAAAAAATATGATGTTCTGGTAGCTCCTGTCTCTCCCACCCCGGCATTTAAAATCGGAGAGAAAACCGAAGATCCTTTGCAAATGTACCTGTCGGATATCTTCACCATTCCCATTAACCTGGCGGGCGTAACGGCCCTATCTATCCCTTGTGGATTCACAAAAGACGGTCTACCCATCGGACTACAGATCATCGGAAAGCACTTTGGAGAAGAAACGATCTTAAAAGTAGCTTATGCCTTTGAGCAGAATACGGAACATCATAAGAAGAAGCCGCCTTTATAA
- the gatC gene encoding Asp-tRNA(Asn)/Glu-tRNA(Gln) amidotransferase subunit GatC, whose protein sequence is MKISIEQVEHVAKLARLHLSEEEKQEMSEKLSQILTYMDKLNELNTEGILPTSHVVEIKNVFREDKVEPSLPEDQALQNAPDRVNGYFRVPRVIE, encoded by the coding sequence ATGAAAATCAGTATTGAACAGGTAGAGCATGTGGCTAAATTGGCACGACTCCATTTATCCGAGGAAGAGAAGCAGGAAATGTCAGAAAAACTGAGCCAGATTCTAACCTATATGGACAAGTTGAATGAATTAAATACAGAAGGAATTTTGCCCACTTCCCATGTGGTCGAGATTAAAAATGTTTTCCGGGAGGACAAAGTAGAACCCTCGCTTCCAGAGGATCAGGCCTTACAAAATGCACCCGATCGGGTAAATGGATATTTCCGTGTGCCACGGGTGATAGAATAG